caacgcttgcaaatcattgaattttattaccaaaatcagtgttcggttcgaaatgtgttcattcaccgtaacgttgcgtccaacagcatctttgaaaaaatacggtccaatgattccaccagcgtacaaaccacaccaaacagtgcatttttcgggatgcatgggcagttcttgaacggcttctggttgctcttcaatccaaatgcggcaattttgcttatttacgtagccattcaaccagaaatgagcctcatcgctgaacggtgaatgaacacatttcgaaccgaacactgattttggtaataaaattcaatgatttgcaagcgttgctcgttagtaagtctattcatgatgaaatgtcaaagcatactgagcatctttctctttgacaccatgtctgaaatcccacgtgatctgtcaaatactaatgcatgaaaatcctaacctcaaaaaaatcaccctttatgtgtagggcatgcggggaagatgatgagacgttggagtatttcctttgactttgctcggctttcgcgtccaacagataccggtacttaggtgggcacACAATATAACATATAAACcaccttaggggagtggtattgaaaacaattaaggatttttgtagcacggaattcctaaattaaatttttttttatagtttttagagcgcacaacaagccgattactggcttaggtgtatgtccatagtggcatgggcagattaatatctgcaccctcttttcaacctaatctatcccaacctttttttatcaaagaaaattttactgaaattttgtgtaaagcAGGAATTTTTGGTTTAGACCAAAAAGTTTTGGGAGGCGACTTGCTGTTCGTACTATggttaattaataaattttaaaaaaagtttttttttttataaaaatataacattttattaactacataaaacaaaataaaaatacataacAACAATAATTAACAAAATTCAGTTATTCAGTCTTAAGATTATAGCCCTTCGTCAAGCTTCGGTCgacttacaaacggaataagcGAAGAATAGAAGCAGGTAAGTAATTGGGACTGGGTTCATCCACGGGAGTGGCAGGAGGAATGTAGCTATTGGTTGGCGCAGCAGCAGATGGTGCTGGAGGTGGGACATAAGTGTTGGTgggtgctgctgctgttgctggtggAGGAATGTAAGAGCTTGTGGGGGCtacttcttgttgttgttggggtTGAGGTTGTGGTTGTGGTTGTGGTTGAGGTTGTGGTTGTGATTGCGATTGAGGTTGTGGTTGTGGTGGAACGTAGGAATTGGAGGGAGCAGCCGATGAAGGGGGAATGTATGAGCTGGAGGGACCTGCCATGCCACCAGCTGATCCGAAGTTTGAGGAACTGGGAGCTCTGGGACCTTGTGAGGCAAAGTTCAAGACGGGAGCAACACCACCATTAATGGATCTAGCGTTACCGCCCAATCCGTCGTATTGACCCTGGATGGCACGCTGGGCATTGGCAGCATCTTCGGCTGTGCGATATTTAACAAAGTGCACTTCGGGCTTATTGTTGCTGCTGTGGTTGATGCTGTTCAACTTATTGGCCAAGTCTCCAATGTCGGCTTGTTTGTTCAAGACATAGATGGCAGTCTTTTGTTCACCAGCTTGTTTGGCCAAGGCAAGGGCAGCATTTTCCAAACCACGATTTTCGGGCCCCCTAATGAAAACCACACGAATACCTTGTCTCAGAGAGTTGGCAGCTTGCTGGGCGGCATCATTGTCACCAAATTCATTCTCATCGGCGGTGTAAGTAAAGAATTCCTTTTCGAATTCTGCTTGTGGAGCAAAAGAGCCAGCATTTTGAGCAACACCACCAAAGTCACCGCCTTGGGGGGCACCACCGCCAAAACCAGCATCTGAACCAGGGGCAAAAGCACCTTCGGAACCCACATCCGCACCGCCACTTAAACCAGCACCGCCAGCATCGGATCCAACACCCCCTACAGCACCTTCAGATGTCTGTCCATTCGATGGCTGGTAGTTGTATTGGGCACAAGCCACTGCTACTAAACAC
This Stomoxys calcitrans chromosome 2, idStoCalc2.1, whole genome shotgun sequence DNA region includes the following protein-coding sequences:
- the LOC106084615 gene encoding rho GTPase-activating protein 17-like, producing MRTLIVLCLVAVACAQYNYQPSNGQTSEGAVGGVGSDAGGAGLSGGADVGSEGAFAPGSDAGFGGGAPQGGDFGGVAQNAGSFAPQAEFEKEFFTYTADENEFGDNDAAQQAANSLRQGIRVVFIRGPENRGLENAALALAKQAGEQKTAIYVLNKQADIGDLANKLNSINHSSNNKPEVHFVKYRTAEDAANAQRAIQGQYDGLGGNARSINGGVAPVLNFASQAPQPQPQSQSQPQPQPQPQPQPQPQQQQEVAPTSSYIPPPATAAAPTNTYVPPPAPSAAAPTNSYIPPATPVDEPSPNYLPASILRLFRL